In the Sarcophilus harrisii chromosome 1, mSarHar1.11, whole genome shotgun sequence genome, one interval contains:
- the BHMT gene encoding betaine--homocysteine S-methyltransferase 1, with protein sequence MVPSGGKKVKRGILQRLDAGEVVIGDGGFVFALEKRGYVKAGPWTPEAAVEHPEAVRQLHREFLRAGSNVMQTFTFYASEDKLENRGNYVAEKISGQKVNEAACDIALEVAAEGDALVAGGVSQTPSYLSCKSETEVKKIFRQQLEVFIKKKVDFLIAEYFEHVEEAVWAVEALKESGKPVAATMCIGPEGDLHGVSPGECAVRLVKAGASIVGVNCHFDPTISLKTVKLMKEGLEAARLKAHLMAQPLAYHTPDCGKQGFIDLPEFPFGLEPRVATRWDIQKYAREAYNLGVRYIGGCCGFEPYHIRAIAEELAPQRGFLPDASEKHGSWGSGLNMHTKPWVRARARKEYWESLSLASGRPYCPSMSRPDAWGVTKGTAELMQQKEATTDQQLKELFQKQKFKSS encoded by the exons ATGGTACCATCCGGAGGCAAAAAAGTGAAGAGG GGAATTCTCCAACGTTTGGATGCTGGAGAGGTTGTAATTGGAGATGGGGGATTTGTCTTTGCCCTTGAGAAAAGAGGATATGTGAAAGCTGGACCTTGGACTCCTGAAGCTGCAGTTGAACACCCAGAAGCAG TGAGACAGCTTCATCGGGAATTCCTCCGAGCAGGCTCAAATGTCATGCAAACCTTCACCTTCTATGCTAGTGAGGATAAGTTAGAAAATAGAGGAAATTATGTTGCAGAGAAGATATCT GGGCAGAAAGTGAATGAAGCTGCTTGTGATATTGCCTTAGAGGTGGCTGCAGAAGGTGATGCTTTGGTTGCTGGTGGAGTTAGTCAGACACCATCATACCTGAGTTGCAAGAGTGAAactgaagtgaaaaaaattttccGTCAACAATTAGAGGTCTTTATAAAAAAGAAGGTGGACTTTCTGATTGCTGAG tattttGAGCATGTTGAAGAAGCTGTATGGGCAGTTGAAGCCTTAAAAGAATCTGGAAAGCCAGTGGCTGCTACAATGTGCATTGGCCCAGAAGGAGATTTGCATGGTGTGTCACCTGGAGAATGCGCAGTGCGGCTAGTGAAAGCAG GAGCTTCCATCGTTGGTGTGAACTGCCATTTTGACCCCACAATTAGTTTAAAAACTGTGAAACTCATGAAAGAGGGTTTGGAGGCTGCCAGATTAAAAGCCCACTTGATGGCACAGCCTTTGGCTTACCATACTCCAGACTGTGGTAAACAAGGATTTATCGATCTTCCAGAATTTCCATTTG GTCTGGAACCCAGAGTTGCTACCAGATGGGATATTCAAAAATATGCCAGGGAAGCCTACAATTTGGGTGTCAGATACATCGGGGGCTGCTGTGGATTTGAGCCTTATCACATCAGAGCAATAGCTGAGGAGCTGGCTCCTCAAAGGGGCTTCCTGCCTGATGCTTCTGAAAAGCATGGCAGCTGGGGGAGTGGTTTGAACATGCATACCAAGCCCTGGGTTAGAGCAAG GGCAAGGAAAGAGTATTGGGAGTCTCTATCCCTGGCCTCTGGTAGGCCATACTGTCCTTCCATGTCCAGACCTGATGCCTGGGGAGTGACCAAAGGAACGGCTGAGTTGATGCAGCAAAAGGAAGCTACAACTGACCAGCAACTAAAGGAACTCTTTCAGAAACAGAAATTCAAATCTTCATAG